GCGGTCTGCCCAGCTACCTCAAGGTGCTCGTCGAGCGCTTCGACGAGCTGGCCCTGCCGCGGGAGCGGTGGCGGCTGGAGAAGGCCATGGTCACGGCCGAACCCCTCCCCGACTCACTGCGCGAGCTGCTCACCGAACGGGTGCCCACGGTGCGCATGGCGTACGGCACCGGGGAGACGGGTCTGCTGGCGTACGAGACGGGTGACGGGCACGGGCTGGCCCTCGCGGACGGGGTCCTCGTCCAGGTGTGCGACCCCTCCGGCGCGCCGCTCGAGGACGAGACCGAGGGCGAGGTGGTCGTCACCGTCCTGCGGCCGGAGTACCCGCTCGTGCGCTTCGGCACGGGGGACCGCTCCGGGTGGATGACGGCCCCCGACGGGTCCCTGCGTCTGCGTGGGGTCCTGGGCCGGACCGGCGCCGCGGTGAAGGTCAAGGGCATGTTCCTCCACCCCAGCCAGGCCGTCGCCGTCATGACCGGCATCGACGGGGTGGAGGGCTACCGCTTCGTCATCGGCCGCGAGGACCACGTGGACACCCTGCGCTGCGAGGTCGTGCCCGCCACGGGCGGTGACCCCACCTCCCTGACCGAGCAGGTCGCACAGCGGGTGCGCGACGGGCTGCGCTTCCGCGCCGAGGTCGTCGCCGTCACCCACCTCACCGCCGGCGAGGGCCCCCTGCTGGACCTGCGCGACTGGGACTGAGCCGCAGGCACCACTCCCACCCCATGACGAAGGGGGCGGACCCTCCCCTCGGGAAGGTCCGCCCCCGTCGTGCGGGTGCTGGCGTCAGTCGACCCGGACGGCCTCCGGGGCGTCGGCGGTCTCGCCACCGTCACCGTTGTCGCGGCGACGACGGCGGCGACCGCCGCCCTCGCGACCACCCTCGCGGCGACCGCCACGGCCACCCTCGTCGTCACCCGTCGAGCCGGAGGAGAGCTCCTCCTCCTGCTCGGCGGTGAGGACGGCGGCGAGGCTGAGCTTGCCGCGCGGGTCGATCTCCTTCAGCTCGACCTGGACCTTCTGGCCCACACCGAGGATGTCCTCGACCGCGTCGATCCGCTTGCCGCCGACGAGCTTGCGCACCTCGGAGATGTGCAGCAGGCCGTCCTTGCCGGGCAGCAGGGAGACGAACGCGCCGAAGGTCGTCGTCTTCACGACGGTCCCGAGGAAACGCTCGCCGACCTCCGGCATCTGCGGGTTGGCGATCGCATTGATCGCGTTGCGCGCGGCGTCGGCGGACGGGCCGTCGACCGCACCGATGAAGACGGTGCCGTCGTCCTCGATGCTGATGTCGGCGCCGGTGTCGTCCTGGATCTGGTTGATCATCTTGCCCTTCGGGCCGATGACCTCACCGATCTTGTCGACCGGAACGTTGACCGTGATGATCCGCGGCGCGGTCGCCGCCATCTCGTCGGGCGCGTCGATGGCCTCGTTCATGACGTCGAGGATGTGCGTGCGGGCGTCACGGGCCTGGGTCAGCGCGCCACCGAGCACCGAGGCGGGGATGCCGTCGAGCTTGGTGTCGAGCTGGATGGCCGTGATGAACTCACGCGTGCCGGCGACCTTGAAGTCCATGTCGCCGAAGGCGTCCTCGGCACCGAGGATGTCGGTCAGGGCCGCGTAGCGAGTTTCGGGGCCGTCCCCTGTGTCGACAACGTCGGAGACCAGACCCATGGCGATGCCGGCCACGGCGGCGCGCAGCGGCACACCGGCGTTGAGCAGCGACATCGTCGAGGCACAGACCGAGCCCATGGAGGTCGAGCCGTTGGACCCGAGGGCCTCGGAGACCTGACGGATCGCGTACGGGAACTCCTCGCGCGTCGGCAGCACCGGCAGGAGCGCACGCTCGGCGAGCGCTCCGTGGCCGATCTCGCGGCGCTTCGGGCTGCCCACCCGACCGGTCTCCCCGGTCGAGTACGGCGGGAAGTTGTAGTTGTGCATGTAGCGCTTCTTGTTGACCGGGCTCAGGGAGTCGATCGTCTGCTCGAGCTTGAGCATGTTGAGCGTGGTGACACCCATGATCTGGGTCTCGCCGCGCTCGAAGAGCGCCGAGCCGTGCACGCGCGGCAGGACCTCGACCTCCGCGCCGAGGGCGCGGATGTCGGCCAGACCACGACCATCGATACGGACCTTGTCGCGCAGGATGCGCTGGCGCACCTGTGCCTTCTGCACCGAGCGGTACGCGGCGGACAGCTCCTTCTCCCGACCGGCGAACCGCCCGGGGGCGTCCTCGGTGCCGCCGAGGGAGGCCTTCATGGCGTCCTTGATCTCGTCGAGGCGGTCCTCACGCTCGGCCTTGCCCGCGATCTGCAGGGCGGACGCGAGGTCGGCGGAGGTGGCCTCCTCGACCGCGGCGTAGGCGTCGTCCTCGTAGTCGAGGAAGATCGGGAAGTCCTCGACGGGCTTGGCGGCGCGCGTGGCCATGTCGGCCTGGGCGTCGCACAGGACCTTGATGAACTTCTTGGAGGCCTCGAGGCCCTCGGCGACGACCTCTTCGGTCGGGGCCTGCTTGCCCTGGTTCTTCACGAGGTCCCAAGTGGCGGTCGTGGACTCGGCCTCGACCATCATGACCGCGACGTCGCCGCCCTCGACCACACGACCGGCGACGACCATGTCGAAGGTCGAGCGCTCGCTGTCGCTGAAGTTCGGGAAGGCGACCCACTGGCCGTCGATGAGCGAGACGCGGACCGCACCGATCGGGCCCGAGAAGGGCAGACCGGAGATCTGGGTCGAGGCGGACGCGGCGTTGATCGCGAGGACGTCGTACTGGTGGTCCGGGTGGACCGACAGGACGGAGATGACGACCTGGACCTCGTTGCGCAGACCCTTGGTGAAGGTCGGGCGCAGCGGGCGGTCGATGAGGCGGCAGGTGAGGATGGCGTCCGTGCTGGGACGACCCTCACGGCGGAAGAAGCTCCCGGGGATGCGGCCGGCGGCGTACATCCGCTCCTCGACGTCCACCGTCAGGGGGAAGAAGTCGAGGTGCTCCTTCGGGTTCTTGCTCGCGGTCGTGGTCGACAGGAGCATCGTCTCGCCGTCCAGGTAGGCGCTGACGGCGCCACCGGCCTGCTGGGCGAGGCGCCCGGTCTCGAACCGGACGGTGCGGGTGCCGAAGGCGCCATTGTCGATGGTCGCCTCGGAGGCAGTGATCTCAGGACCCTCCATCGGGTCCTCCTTTTCTCTCTACGTACCGGGCGCATCGTCGTTGTGCCCCGGTCATGTCTTCTGCTGAGCTCTTCAGTTGTGTGTCTTCAGTTGTCCCGGGAGACATACCCCCGGATACGCGAAGAAGCGGCTCCCATGGGCGGGAACCGCTCGACGCGTTGTCCTATCGGCGCAGGCCGAGGCGCTTGATCAGCGCACGGTAACGCTCGATGTCCGTGCTCTCCAGGTAACGCAGGAGGCGGCGGCGCTTACCCACGAGCAGCAGCAGACCGCGGCGGCTGTGGTGGTCGTGCTTGTGGTCCCTCGAGTGCTCGGTGAGGTCGGTGATGCGCTGCGTGAGCATCGCGACCTGCACCTCCGGGGAGCCGGTGTCGCCCTCGGTGGTGGCGAAGTCGGCCATGATCTGCTTCTTGACGTCAGCGGTCAGCGGCATGCTGCGACACTGCTCCTTCTCTGGGTCGTTGCGCGGCGCGCCCGGGCTGGTTCACCGGGGCTCTGTGGATCCGCGGCCGATCTAACGGCAACCCCTGAAGATTACCAGCGCGCCGTGGGGCCGCCCTAATCGAGGCTGACCCCATCACGGACGGGTCCACGTCTCGGCCCGTCCGTGATGGGTCAACGGCAGGTCATTCCGCAGGGGTGATGTTCTGGTTGATCCGAAAGACGTTGTCCGGGTCGTAGTGCGCCTTGACCCTGCTCAGCCGGTCGTAGTTGTCGCCGTACGCGGCGCGGACGCGCTCATTGCCCTCGTCACGCATCAGGAAATTCACATACGCACCGCCGACCGAGTGCGGGTGCAGTTCCTCCCAGTAGGTGCGAGCCCATGACGAGAGGGTCTCTGCTCGAGCGGGGTCAGGATCGACACCCACGATGACTCCGTTCCAGCCGCCATCACGGTGGGCGAAGGCGGTGGCCTCCTGCGGAACGCGAGCGGCAGCTCCGTCGATCGGGTAGAGGTGCATCGTGGAGTGCCCTGAGGGGGTTCGTTCGAAGTTGCGGCAGTGCACCTCGATCGCCTCGTCGGAGATCTCGTGGAAGACGTCCGCCTTCCAGTACCACTGCAGCCCGGGCGGGTAGAGCCCGTCGAAGGCACCCTGGAGGGCCGTGTAGGGCATCGGCCCCAGTCCGTTGAGCACCGGGGAGCCGAAGGAGCGAATCGGCTCGAGGACCTCGTCGGCCCCCTCGTGTCGTCCCGTGTACGACCACATGATGCCGCAGCACTTGCGCCCCCACAGCTCCTCGGGGAACGGCGGTGCGGGGGGAACGGTCAGCAGGCCGAACCACCCGTAGAGGTTCTCCGGCAGCGCCGGTTGCAGTTCCCGGTACCAGCGCATCACCTCACGCGTGTCCGCGAAGTCGTAGAGAACCGGCCCACCGATGATCGTGCCGTTCTCACCGATCGGGTGCAGGTCGAACGTGAACGAGGTCACCACCCCGAAGTTGCCTCCCCCTCCGCGCAGTGCCCAGAACAGGTCGGGGTGGGAGGACTCGCTGGTCCTGACCATGGACCCGTCGGCGAGCACGACGTCGGCTGCGCGCAGGTTGTCCACCGTCAGACCGAACTGCCGGGTCAGGTACCCGGTGCCACCCCCCAGGCTCAGGCCACCCACGCCGGTCGTGGAGAGGATCCCCGAGGGTGTTGCCATGCCGAAGCCGATGGTGGCGTGGTCGACATCCGCCCAGGTGCAGCCACCATCGACCCTGGCCGTGCGTTCTTCGGGATCAACGGTGACGCTGTGCATCTCCGACAGATCGATGACCAGAGCGTCGTCGGCCACCCCGAGACCGCCGGCATTGTGGCCACCACCGCGGATCGCGATGGGGAGACCGTGTGCGCGGCCGAAGCGCACGCACGCGCGAACGTCGGTGACGTCCCGGCAGTAGGCGATCACGGCAGGTCGACGGTCGATCATGGCGTTGTACACGGCGCGACCGCGGTCGAAGTCCGGGTCACCGGGCTGCACCACGTGACCGTGCAGCTCTGCGGAGAGTTCAGGCAAGGGCACGGCGTGCGCCGTACTCACGGGCTGGGTCTCGGTGGTCATGGTGAGGTCCTCTCCAAGGGTCCCCGCACGGGGAACTGGTCGTACCGGCGACCCTAGGCAGCCAAGCGTTCGTGGATCGTTCGCCCGCTGAGCGGCCGCCGATCGTGGAGCGAACGCCTCAGGACGAGGAGGCGCGGGCAGCCAGACTCCTCCGGCACCGCTCGACCAGAGCGAGGCTTCCCTGTCGTCGGGCCAGCGCACGGGCGGCCTCGAGGCGGGCGACCGCTTGGTCGGGAGAGTCGTGGGCAGCTCGTTGTCGCATCAGTTCGGGCACCCACCACATGTCCTGCCGAGCTCGTCCGTCGACGACGGCGGCGTCCAGTGTCGAGCATGCGGCCTCCACCTGACCTCCCCGTGTCAGCAGATCGGCGACGAGGCCGTGCCAGTACGGCATCCGGATCAGTTCCTGCCGAGCCCGGAGCCGGTCGATACCCCGACGTGCGGTCGACAGGCCCTCGGCGTCGCCACGTTGCCATCCGCCCAGGATCTCTCCCCATTCCCGGTAGTAGACGAATCCGTAGCGCTCACACAGCTCAGCGAGGCGCGCGACGGCACCCCGCGACTCATCTGCGGCTCCGCACATCTGGAACGTGATGGCGCCGTAGGCCAGGGAGATCGTCAGACTGTAGGGATGGCTCAGGCCCTCCGCGCGCGTGATGGCGTCACGACCGGCCGCCAGCGCCCCGGCCGGCTTCCCGCTCAACCACAGGGCGTGGGCGGACCAGGCCAGCGCATGGACCTCCGGAAGGGAGCCGACGATGAGTGACGGAGCACCTCGGGAGCCCTCCCAGGCAAGGTCGAAATGCTGCAGTGACTCCTCGATGCGGCCCAGGGCCTGGGCCGACCCGGCGTAGGCAAAGTGGACCTGCCCGGCCATCTCGCTGCCCGTGGTGACCCTGTCGAGGACGCGCGTGATGATCCGATGACTGTCGGCGACCTCGCCCCGGACGAACGTCGATGCCCACAAGGCGATCGCGCTGTCCATGGCCTCGTCCGCGCGCCCGAGGCTCTCGGCCAGATCCAGGCACCGTTCGGCTGCTTCCCTCAGCTGCGGTGAGGAGTAGCCGTGCGCCGCGTTGATGGACGGGATCGCGTCCCGCAGGATCCCGAGCTCCAGGGCGTCCCGGTTGCGACCGCCGGGAAGGGAGCTGACGAGCGACCTGGCCTTGCGGTAGAACCGGATCGACTCCGAGTGCGCGAACGTCGCCACGGCCATCTCCGCAGCACGGCGGTAGTAGTGCAGGGCACGCTCGGGGACATCACCCTGCTCGTACTGCTCGGCCATCTGGGCGGCGACGTCGTCGAGGTGGTTGGCGTGGACCAGCTCCAACGCCTGGGCCAGTCGCCGATGCATCAACCACTGCTGCGGCCGACCAACCTGGGTGTACGCGCTGTCGCGCATCAGGTCGTGGGAGAAGTCGTAGCCCCCCGGCAGCTCGCGCACGATCCGGTGTCGCCACAGCTCGTCGACCGCACGGACAACGGCATCAGGGGCGAGATCGCTGGCTGCGGTGAGCACTTCGAGGGAGAAGTCCCGTCCCACCGCCGCGGCCAGCGCAGCGACTTCGCGCGACTGGGGACCGACCTGTGCCAGGCGGTTGCGCAGCACCGTGTCGAGGTCGGCCGCCGGCCCGCCGTTGGCGAAGGTGTCGGTGCGCGAGGCCTCGACCACGTAGAGCGGGAAGCCGCCGGTGACGGCGTGCAGGAGCGACTCATCCAGGTCAAGGGCGCGGTGACCACACAACTGCCTGGCGAGACTGGTGGTGTCCTCGGGATCGAGAGGAACGAGGGCGACGGTCGTGAGCCGGGATGCATGGTTCAGGTGTGCGATCCATTCACGCACCCCCGGCTGCGCACCGTCGTCGTCCTGGCGGAGCGTGGCGGCGACCATCAGTGCCGAATCGGTGGACGACTCCAGACAGTACCCAAGGACCGCGAGCGTCTCCTGATCGCACCACTGCAGATTGTCCAGGACGAGCAGCAGGGGACGGTCGACACCGGTCAGTGCCCGTGACACCCCCTCGAAGAACCGAAGCCGTTGCCACGCATCGACCATGGCGCGCGACACCGGTGTCGTGGCTGCCGGGGAGGTCGACGGGGGAACGAGGCGCTCGACCTCGGCCTGCCAGACCGGTTCCAGGCTCGCGGTGGCAGCCCGCAGCTCGGCCGTTCGGAGCCACTCCGCCACCGGCGCCAGACCGAGTCGGCCCGATGTCGCGAAGCACTCGGTGACGGCCACCGCGCCCCCCTGCGTGCGCACCTCGGACACGAGTTCGGCCACCAGCCGGGTCTTGCCCACTCCGGGGTCGCCGGCGACGATGACGACCCGGGCACTGCCCGATGCCGCGGCGCTCCACTCCTCGCGCAACCGTGCCAGGTCGCTCTCCCGCCCCGTCAGTTGCGCGAGCGCGACTCCACGCCTGCCCGTGGGTGGCCTCCTTGCCTGCTCGGGCCTCCCTCGACCCGAGGCGAGCAGGCGATGGAAGACCGTCTGGGTGGCTCGATCGGGATCGATGCCCAACTCGTTCTCCAGCACCGACGCACAATGGTGGTACGTGCTGATCGCACCGGACCGGTCCCCGATATCGGCCAGCAGCTCCATCAGGGAGCGATAGCCGACCTCCTCCAACGGTTGCAGCTGGATCCGCCTCCGGGCAGCGGCTTCCGCGGTCTGCAGGTCTCCGGTGCGCAGGCCCGCTTGGCACACCAGGTCACTCAGGGCGGTGCACTCACGTGCCAGCCGGTCACGCTCGGTGATGACCCAGTCGTCGCAGCACCCCGGCAGCAGGTCACCGCCGTACACGTCGAGGGCGGCAGCCCCGTGCCGAAGGGCGCCCTCGTCGCGACCCTCTCCCACCGCGCGGTGTGCCGCGATGCGTTCGGAGGCGAACACGTGCACATCCACTCGACAGCCCGGGCCCTCCTGCCAGCACAACGTCGCGGGCTCGACGACCAGCCCGACGCCGTCCCCGAGCGTCCTGCGCAGCTGGTGCAGCTCGCGCCGGAGGTTGGTCAATGCCTGTGCATCGGTGGACCCGGGCCAGAACAGCCCTGCGATCCGCTGCCGTGGCTGAGGGGCGTCAGCGTGCAGTGCCAGCAACCCGAGGAGGGCGAGGGTGCGCTGCGACCGGGTCCGAACATCTCCGGTCGCGCCGTCCGTTATCACCTGCTCACCGAGCAGGCGCGCATGCAGCATGAGCGTCGCCCCTGGCGTTCAGGCTACACCCGCGCACGCTCCAGCACCCCCGTCGCCGACTGCGTGCACTCCCGTCCGTCGTTACCCGTGCGGTCGTCCGCTTCCGTCGTTACCGTGAGGCCACCGGCTCACCGAAGGAGCATCATGACGACCACGGACACACCCAACCCCACATCCTCTGGATTCGACACGGTCAGAGTCATCCACCTGGCCGCCGTCGCCGCCATCGGCGGCTTCCTCTTCGGCTTCGACACCGCCGTGATCAACGGCACCGTCACGGCCATGCAGAGCCAGTTCGGGATGAGCGGCACCCTCACCGGCTTCGTCGTCTCCTCCGCCCTCCTGGGGTGCATGGTCGGCGCCTACGTGGCCGGCCGCATCGCCGACCGGATCGGACGGGTGCGCGTGATGCTCCTCGCGGCGGCGATGTTCACGCTGTCGGCGATCGGCTCCGGCCTGGCCTTCGGCCCCGTGGACATGATCGTCTGGCGCGTCGTCGGCGGCCTCGGCGTGGGCGCGGCATCGGTGATCGCCCCCGCCTACATCGCCGAGGTCTCCCCCGCCCAGATCCGCGGCCGGATGGGCTCGCTGCAGCAGCTGGCGATCGTGCTGGGGATCTTCGTCGCGCTGCTGTCGGACTTCGCCATCGCCGGCGCCGCCGGTGGCTCCGAGGAGGTCCTGGGCCTGGGCCTGGAGGCCTGGCGGTGGATGTTCCTCGCCGAGGTGGTCGCCGCCCTGACGTACGGGGTGCTGGCGGCCACGATCCCGGAGTCGCCGCGCTACCTCGTGCGGATCGGCCAGGAGGGACGGGCCCGCACCGTGCTCGGGACCATCCTGCGCTCCGGCGTCGACAGCCGCATCCGGGAGATCAAGCGCACCATCAAGCAGGAGTCGCGCACGACCTTCGCCGACCTGAAGAAGCCCGGCGGCGGTCTGCTGCCGATCGTGTGGATCGGCATCGCGCTGTCGGTCTTCCAGCAGTTCGTCGGGATCAACGTCATCTTCTACTACTCGTCGATGCTGTGGCAGTCGGTGGGCTTCACCGAGGAGGACGCGCTCCTGCAGACGGTGATCACCTCGGTGACCAACATCGTCGTCACGCTGATCGCCATCGCCCTGGTGGACAAGATCGGTCGGCGGCTGCTGCTGCTGATCGGCTCTGCCGGCATGACGGTGTGCCTGGGCGTGATGGCCATCGTCTTCTCGCAGGCGAGGATCGTCGATGGCGCGCCCGACCTCACCGACTCGGCCGGTCTGACGGCCCTGATCGCGGCGAACGGGTTCGTCGTCTTCTTCGGGGCGACGTGGGGCCCGGTGGTGTGGGTGCTCCTCGGCGAGATGTTCAACAACACCATCCGCGGGCTCGCGCTCGGCATCGCCGCGGCCGCGCAGTGGCTGGCCAACTTCGCCATCTCCACCAGCTTCCCGAACATGGCCGAGATCGGGTTGTGGTTCGCCTACGGCTTCTACACCCTGTGCGCGTTCCTCTCCCTGCTCTTCGTGCTCAAGTTCGTACCGGAGACGAAGGGGGTCGAGCTGGAGGACATGGCCTGACCCCCGGTGCGGGCCGCCGGCGTGTCCCCGGTCGGCGACGGTGGACCGTCAGGCCCCGCTGGACCGTCAGCCCAGGGAACGGATCGTGATGCGCTTCGGCCCGGTCACCTCGACCTCGACCGTCCAGACGCGCTCCCCCGACAGCCTCGGGACGAGGTCGGGCGGTACGAGCGCGGTGTACTCGCTCCCCACGGCGTCGGTCATGAGGTCCGCGGCGGCCCCCACCGGTGACGTCCGCTCGACGAGGACGACGGCGGTGGACCATCCGTCAGCCGGTCCGGGCCGGGGCTCCCCCCTCGGCGTGCACCGCACGAGGGAACGGTTCTCGATCGCCTGCACCATGCTGTCTCTCCTCGCTCCCCACGCAGCTCCTCACGCCACGTCACGTCCAGCCAACCACGTGGCCAGCGAGTGCGCGATGGGCATCCCGGTCGGTTCCTCGAATGAGCTGTAGGCGGGCGAGGGGTTCACCTCGAAGCACCACCACTGGTCGTCCTCGTCCCTGAGCAGGTCGACCCCGGCCAGCGGCAGGTCGAGGGCCTCCGCGAGAGCGACGCATCGCTCGGCCACCTCGTCGGGAAGGGCCACCGGGGTCATCGTGGCACCGGCACCCCCTTCGGCATAGCGGTAGTCGATGGTGTCGGAGTCGACGGCGCAGGCGTGCACCCGGTCGCCGACGACGTGGACCCGCACATTGGTCCCGACGACCAGCCGCTGGAACTGGGTGGGCAGGTCCCGGACCCGGTCGAGGTCGTCGAGCCGCGGACCGGTCAGCTCGTGGACGACTGATCGCACACCGCTGACCGACTTGTAGACGACCCGGCCGTGCCGCCGCAGGAAGTGCCGCACCGCCTCCGGGTCACTCGTGACGACGGTCTCGGGGACATCGAATCCGTGGGAGCGGATCAGGGCCGCCTGGTAGGGCTTGGAGGTGTTGCTCATCATCGCCGTGGGCCGATTCGCCACGCGAAGGGGGGCGACGTCGGCCCAGGCGGTCAGGGCCGTGAGGGCCGCTGCCTGCCGACGGTCGCGCAGGGGGTCCGGCGGGAGTCCCACCACCTCGGGGCCGCTGAGCCGGAGGTAGAGCCCGCTGGCCCGCGACAGGTCCACCCTGGCCCCGTACCGTCCCGCGTGCGCCCCGACCACCCCGCCGCGCACCGCGACCTCCAGCTGCCAGGCGTGGGCCTCCTCCTCCGCGAGCAGCAGCACCTCGATCCCCTCGCCGGCGGCACGATCGAGCAGCAGGCTCACGGGCGGCTCGGCCGGGCTGCCGACGACGATGATCACGCGGCCCGCCGCCCTTCGTGCTCCGCGGCGCGCTGCTCGAGGTGGCGGGCCAGCATCAGCAGGTGCGTGGGGAGGGTCGACGAGGGCACCGGGTCGACCCCCAGGACCTGCGGACGGTCGCGGACCGGGCCGGGCGCCGCCAACCGGACGGCGGCCACCTCCAGGTCCAGGGACCGCACGAGCGCACGAAGGGGGTCGTGCAGGTCCGCAGGACCGTCGACCTCGCTGCCGCAGACGAGGGCGTCCCAGCGACCCGGCGCGATGTCCGACAGGCCGACCGCGGGCTCGGCCAGGGGCGGACCGCCGGCACCGGGTGGGAAGCCGTCGAGGTGGCGCGGAGTGCCCCCGTCGGGCCAGCTGCGCCGCCCCCCACCGGGCCACCGTCCGGGGGGCACCCGAGCGGCATCCGTGGCGAGCAGCAGGTCGGGAGTGGCCAGGCCGACGGCCGCGCAGGCGACGGCGACCCGCAGGGGGTCCGGCACGGTGCCGCACAGCGCGCTCGGGGTCGGTCGGTTGACCACGACCTCGCGCCGGCTCCACAGCCACGACATCGCCACGGCGTGCATCTCCGCCGCTGCGTAGTCGTCATCGCTCGGCCGGGCGAAGGGTCGGGCACCGAGGGTCGCCGCGCGACACCAGATGACGTCGTACCCCGGGGGATCGGGCACGGACTCGACCGCGCACGGGCCCGACTCGGGGTTGAGGGTCATGGGGTGACGCGCGAGCTCCCGGTCGTCGACCACGGTGACCCGCCCGACCCCGCGGTGACGCAGCAGCCCTGCCAGGGCCGGCACCACCACGTCACCGGGTGGGGCGATGAGCAGGATCGACGGGGACATCGGTGGCCTCAGGTGGGTGGCAGGGTGTCGAAGCGTGCCTTCGCCTCCGGCGACCCCTCCTCGACCGCCGCCCGGAGCGCGGCGGGGTCGGGTCCCCCGCTGGTGCGCCCCAGGTCCGGCCGCTCGGACTCGCCGATGAACGGCTCCGCACCGGCCGCCCCCTCCTGGTCCGCAGCCGCACCACCCCACGAGGCGAGGAGGGCGTGGACGGTCGCCTCGAGAGCGTCCAACCGCTCGGTCGTGCGGTCCTGCGGCGACCCGCCCTGGCCGGACGGCGTCGCCCACCCGGATGCTCCGGGGGAGAAGGGTCCCTCGGCGTACTTCTCACCGAACTTCGTGTCGGGGAACTTCTCCTCGCGGATCCCCTTCCCGTCGCGCAGGTCCTTCAGCGGGTCGTTGTCCCGCAGGTCCTTGAACGGCTTGGGGTCCTCGCGCACGTCCTTGAACCGCTTGTCACCGTCACGCAGGTCCTTGACCTGCTTGAGGTCGATGTCCGGCCGACGCTTCCACCTGTCGTCGCGGGCGTCCTTGAGGTCCTTGAACTTGGGCGGCATGAAGCAGCGCACCTTCACCTGCACGGTCATCGCGGCGGCCGCGGCGGGGATGCCCGTGATCTCCACGCAGGTGGACGCCCCGGCGAAGGACTTGCTGCTCGGGGTGGTCGTCTCCGTGAAGGAGGTGTTGTTCGACGAGCCCGGGTAGGGGTCACCGTCATCGCCGCGGTTGGCATTGAGCTCCAGGTGCCGGTTGCCGTCCGCCTGGAGCAGCCCGACCTTGTAGTGCGCCTCGTTGCTGTTCCCGGCGACGGCCTCGTCGATGTGCCAGATGAGCAGGCCACCGCCGGGCAGCGACTGGTCGTAGCCGGTGCGCTGTCGGTTCTCCACGAGGAAGTACTCGTTCCCCCCTCCTCCGTCCTTCCACAACCGGTAGGCACTGCGGCCGGTCTTGATGTCGTTGATGGTGACGGTGGCATTGGTCGACTGCACCACCACATTCGCCCAGCCCTGGTTGACCTTGCACCAGGCAGAGGGGTGCGTGGGCCGGTCACCCCCGCCTCCCCAGGAACCACCTCCCATGAGGCACCAGTTGCCGACCCCCTCGGAGGTGCCGTCGGTGTCGTAGAGATCGGGCCAGCCGAAGACGAGGTGTCCGAGCTCGTGCGCGCTCACCCCGATCTTCGCGTCCTCCGGGATGGTGAGGTAGGCGTAGACCTTGGTGCTGTCCACGGTGCGGTGGGCGGGCAGGACCCACTTGTGCGACCAGATGTCCCCGGCCGCGCCGGTCTCCTCGGCGCCCCGGCCGGCATGCACCACGATGAAGGCGTCGACAAACCCGTTGCCGTCGTTGTCGTACGGGTCGAAGTCCACATCGGCGTCGGCCGCGGACAGGGCGTCGTCGGCCAGGGTCCGGGCATTCGGTGCGGTGGACTGAGTGCCGTTGTCGGTTCCGGCGTAGGCGGCCAGCGTCCGCGGCATCCGGTACGGGCCGAC
Above is a window of Janibacter cremeus DNA encoding:
- a CDS encoding M6 family metalloprotease domain-containing protein, translated to MNGYSDAARHHTVRAHRVDDLCVVAPAPELNDTLKEQFTRLRDQAREQVSGGLAGQLTRKAPDHVGFDDGLIFPGTYFPTGTTAAVAQRAALDRAPLRGDVRVVVVLADFSDREMGTDVHDRFDTLFFSHGTLADGSVTEYFSDVSGGLVTITGEVVGPYRMPRTLAAYAGTDNGTQSTAPNARTLADDALSAADADVDFDPYDNDGNGFVDAFIVVHAGRGAEETGAAGDIWSHKWVLPAHRTVDSTKVYAYLTIPEDAKIGVSAHELGHLVFGWPDLYDTDGTSEGVGNWCLMGGGSWGGGGDRPTHPSAWCKVNQGWANVVVQSTNATVTINDIKTGRSAYRLWKDGGGGNEYFLVENRQRTGYDQSLPGGGLLIWHIDEAVAGNSNEAHYKVGLLQADGNRHLELNANRGDDGDPYPGSSNNTSFTETTTPSSKSFAGASTCVEITGIPAAAAAMTVQVKVRCFMPPKFKDLKDARDDRWKRRPDIDLKQVKDLRDGDKRFKDVREDPKPFKDLRDNDPLKDLRDGKGIREEKFPDTKFGEKYAEGPFSPGASGWATPSGQGGSPQDRTTERLDALEATVHALLASWGGAAADQEGAAGAEPFIGESERPDLGRTSGGPDPAALRAAVEEGSPEAKARFDTLPPT